The Cryptococcus gattii WM276 chromosome B, complete sequence genome has a segment encoding these proteins:
- a CDS encoding Hypothetical protein (Similar to TIGR gene model, INSD accession AAW40662.1; CNA00540), with the protein MARTVTSPSRGGGRSSLGEGSRKTKNTARKSTGGKAPRHSGDPKSPSGPKKKHRFRPGTVALREIRHYQKTTDLLIAKLPFSRVVREVAMNVGSSDVGEYRWQSSAIMALQEAAEAFLVHLFEDANLCAIHAKRVTIMQKDLQLARRIRGRY; encoded by the exons ATGGCAAGAACAGTAACGAGCCCAAGTCGAGGAGGAGGCCGATCAAGTTTAGGCGAAGGAAGCCGGAAAACCAAGAACACAGCCAGGAAGAGTACAGGTGGTAAAGCTCCTAGACATAGCGGAG ATCCTAAATCACCCTCCGGACCAAAAAAGAAGCATCGTTTCCGCCCTGGTACAGTTGCTCTGCGTGAAATTCGGCATTATCAGAAAACGACTGATTTGTTGATTGCCAAACTCCCATTTTCCCGAGTT GTGAGGGAAGTAGCCATGAACGTAGGTTCTAGTGATGTGGGCGAATATCGATGGCAGAGTTCGGCAATCATGGCGTTACAAGAAGCAGCAGAGGCTTTTCTTGTCCATCTCTTTGAAGATGC AAATCTATGTGCCATCCACGCAAAGAGAGTGACAATCATGCAAAAGGACTTGCAACTAGCTCGGCGGATTCGGGGGAGATATTAG
- a CDS encoding Hypothetical Protein (Similar to TIGR gene model, INSD accession AAW40666.1) has product MNGIHHQVAAAYEGRTEEGRVDPYPQQQHYPSSVQPSFQPPPPLSPPSSSPFAFAPPPLGNTLPPVGTSRPPLVSHHSDPPPIAQPLSYSFMKQQQQQPPPAPHHGSYPYATSIPMSYRSYSGDDRNSPQSLNGRAPALSNLSTHSGSISAQSSPLPSNIQYQRPMVPGPYEAPMGQTLPGSNRTAVHPQGYYTPGYSSPLSTEMPRSLSYPSGYPQPYTYMPSLTSTSFHPSIPGYTPLTRHHTLGSGSSYAFGSRQPVQDRPFKCDECLQSFNRNHDLKRHKRIHLSIKPFGCEKCGKTFSRKDALRRHWLVKGCRGAEGATAPIGV; this is encoded by the exons ATGAACGGCATACATCATCAGGTGGCAGCAGCGTACGAGGGACGAAcagaggaaggaagagttgaT CCATATCCACAACAGCAGCATTACCCTTCCTCAGTGCAGCCATCTTTCCAGCCTCCTCCGCCCCTATCccctccatcttcttctcctttcgCCTTTgcacctcctcctctcgGAAACACGCTGCCCCCAGTCGGGACGTCTCGTCCTCCATTGGTGTCACATCACTCTGATCCACCACCTATCGCTCAACCGTTATCTTATTCGTTCATGaagcagcaacagcaacaaccACCTCCAGCTCCTCACCACGGAAGTTATCCCTATGCCACCAGCATCCCCATGAGCTATCGTTCGTATTCGGGGGATGATAGGAATTCCCCTCAATCATTGAACGGTAGAGCGCCTGCTCTGAGCAATCTCTCTACTCATTCTGGCTCGATATCTGCCCAGTCTAGCCCATTGCCATCAAACATTCAGTATCAGCGTCCAATGGTGCCCGGACCATATGAAGCACCCATGGGACAAACACTGCCAGGTTCGAATCGGACAGCGGTGCATCCTCAAGGTTACTACACTCCTGGATATTCGTCGCCATTATCTACAGAGATGCCCCGTTCGCTTTCCTACCCCTCCGGATACCCCCAACCGTACACTTACATGCCCTCATTGACATCCACGTCTTTCCACCCGTCCATCCCTGGCTATACACCACTTACGAGACATCATACTCTTGGTAGCGGATCTTCATACGCGTTTGGCAGCCGACAACCTGTTCAAGATCGGCCGTTCAAGTGTGACGAATGTTTGCAGAGCTTT AACCGTAATCACGACCTGAAACGTCATAAAAGGATCCATCTCAGTATCAAACCCTTTGGCTGTGAGAAATGTGGTAAAACATTCTCCCGTAAAGACGCATTGAGAAGACATTGGCTCGTCAAAGGATGTCGAGGTGCTGAGGGCGCCACCGCACCTATAGGTGTGTGA
- a CDS encoding Membrane protein, putative (Similar to TIGR gene model, INSD accession AAW40665.1), with amino-acid sequence MLLLRLLFLSIAGLCVQATPLQSTFSSCLFAYSPIAASENLLNVTQVFATLVPGNKAAELGLTGDGHDVLRLDLVGITGAELSGYDNSTNKLATLFTDTHAATARVYSSTTWLCNSLFPSILPEPYHPYNTTYCPLPAGDFAINISIPLYRSYALTTLHTQVRIVDTTVEAASLACLNIQVSPYKDSGWYYHLFRYWLVALVAGFWLVSWGARFVTGWIVGSGVAEYGQKELAGVRLMGGGSNNREATMRKWGTMIISGLSGERLSVSGGLLRFATPGVKDILFHIQFASMLGMIAVNWPQFSYPIFAQGAWANLVWNTTLVQGSGATSKQVSVYPNNYTVPSQFGTQMTDPQYPLYLDADAFNPVLDLHNSPDGMESFATAVGLRPQDLFGTCLAIFLCITAAVIVLSLLLWFLHGLSEYILTKKHKQISPAAKRTTLGSSPRGSLGGKEALDPQGSSSEGLGVFPTQSAFFSHKSSSPSPLRRIWLRFRPRGEAGAFHAAALYGNLIRLILVFHLPVTIFSMYHLCLGSRASIVSRVFAALSFAFISVLIPAYILYRVFETPTGKLYDATRTLLSIGPMYNIYVEKKQMFRVFSLSASLITGIVVGAGQKSGIVQTIILIVVELGMLIIPGVWYPWGEGASMGAPNAFLTSLRLVSMVLAMLLSPTISMASTAADWITYAILIVQAIIFVFFLLMLLTKLIEGSIRLFGGVHFDESTHPLDGGIFAAIMDLDCLNPVRGGKAAERRRRKRDSRQLHKNVYAAGTLTTQMMLDRHSQGVLRQTVSEGSTPMLYPVGYQPPLGPPPVDQRSSDDRSDERPSGGDNIMDAWRPISGSGYVPPGAYAPTVTSPTSPPPDSPFSNFQYEPNRGFSVVRGGRSNYENPYDIQNLNAGSDTSMPTMAMPVPTIRVSQIGQRPMSPPHSRQKSSSAIIELSIPPTQTVGLPQTTNPPSPSASQSMRPNNEGIRPPVLAIPKRRSLNDLKNESDPSPTSQYSESKRQKKKGRRNAGWFHRNETRAGDSESEESDDEPGPSRRKARKAALMTSGMREPEPFEDISKFEQQSGWKKVLGIGKRGLDDLAAQERDENKARKAALATESGSLFAGVEAPKPSPKKKGFVVTRRSGDRPGPTPISPASPESQTGTSFKVKRMGQPTPTPTRVESPAQPESAQASPVSLVCPASPISGATGSAAGPGKKSFQVIRPGMKSSVASPTESGGSTGFVVNRRSSQSTPLEKIPTPSPPPEEVGYAASLLVPISQQGGSAGSAKNPRASSGSQQGYHAF; translated from the exons ATGCTGTTGCTCCGGCTTCTGTTTTTATCGATAGCTGGCCTATGTGTCCAGGCGACTCCACTGCAATCAACATTTTCGTCGTGCCTTTTCGCATACTCTCCTATTGCAGCTAGTGAAAACCTTCTGAACGTCACTCAAGTCTTTGCAACACTAGTCCCAGGAAACAAGGCAGCAGAGCTTGGCCTGACTGGTGATGGGCATGATGTCCTCAGACTCGACCTCGTGGGCATCACTGGAGCCGAACTTTCAGGCTATGACAACTCGACGAACAAGCTTGCGACATTGTTCACCGACACCCACGCTGCAACGGCCAGAGTATACTCGTCAACCACTTGGTTGTGCAATTCCCTCTTCCCGTCTATATTACCCGAACCTTATCATCCTTACAATACAACATACTGTCCCCTCCCGGCAGGCGATTTCGCCATCAACATCTCCATCCCACTCTACCGTTCTTACGCTCTGACCACTCTACACACTCAAGTTCGTATCGTAGACACTACTGTAGAAGCGGCCAGCCTTGCATGCCTCAATATTCAAGTCTCGCCATACAAAGATTCTGGATGGTATTATCATCTCTTTCGCTACTGGCTCGTCGCACTTGTTGCTGGCTTCTGGCTCGTCAGCTGGGGAGCCAGATTCGTCACTGGTTGGATTGTGGGCAGTGGTGTAGCAGAATATGGGCAGAAAGAACTCGCCGGCGTCAGATTAATGGGTGGAGGATCTAACAACAGGGAGGCTACAATGCGCAAATGGGGTACGATGATCATCAGTGGTCTGAGTGGAGAGAGATTAAGCGTCAGCGGTGGTCTTCTGAGATTTG CGACTCCCGGTGTCAAGGATATCTTGTTCCATATCCAGTTCGCCTCAATGCTGGGCATGATTGCTGTGAATTGGCCTCAATTTTCATACCCGATTTTTGCCCAAGGCGCTTGGGCCAATTTGGTGTGGAACACAACTCTTGTCCAAGGATCTGGCGCTACCTCAAAACAAGTCAGTGTATATCCCAACAACTACACCGTCCCTTCCCAGTTCGGCACTCAAATGACAGATCCTCAATATCCGCTATATCTGGATGCGGATGCTTTTAATCCTGTCCTTGACCTGCACAATTCTCCTGATGGCATGGAATCTTTTGCTACGGCAGTAGGTCTCAGACCACAAGATCTTTTTGGTACCTGTCTAGCCATCTTCCTTTGCATTACGGCCGCAGTCATCGTCCTTAGCTTATTGCTCTGGTTCCTCCACGGATTATCGGAATACATTCTAACTAAGAAACACAAGCAAATTAGCCCAGCGGCGAAGCGCACGACGTTGGGTTCCAGCCCACGCGGTAGTTTGGGTGGAAAGGAAGCGCTTGATCCACAAGGGTCATCCTCTGAAGGCCTCGGCGTTTTCCCCACGCAATCAGCCTTTTTCAGCCACAAatcctcatctccatctcctcttcgGCGGATCTGGCTACGATTCCGACCTAGAGGCGAAGCTGGTGCTTTTCATGCAGCTGCGCTGTATGGTAACCTCATCCGACTAATCCTCGTCTTCCATCTGCCCGTCACCATTTTCTCCATGTACCACCTTTGCTTAGGGAGCCGGGCCAGCATTGTTTCCAGGGTTTTTGCTGCTCTTTCATTCGCATTCATCTCGGTGCTGATACCAGCATACATTCTCTACCGAGTGTTCGAAACACCTACAGGCAAGCTGTACGACGCAACCAGAACACTTTTATCCATCGGTCCGATGTACAACATCTACGTAGAAAAGAAGCAAATGTTCCGTGTGTTCTCTTTGAGTGCAAGCTTGATAACCGGAATCGTTGTAGGTGCGGGACAGAAAAGTGGGATTGTACAGACCATCATCCTTATCGTTGTGGAACTGGGCATGTTGATTATTCCCGGTGTATGGTATCCGTGGGGAGAAGGTGCAAGTATGGGCGCGCCGAATGCTTTCTTAACTTCATTGCGATTGGTGTCCATGGTCTTAGCAATGCTTCTGAGTCCAACT ATATCAATGGCCTCCACAGCTGCCGACTGGATCACCTACGCCATCCTCATTGTCCAAGCAATCATCtttgtcttcttcctcctcatgCTCCTCACCAAACTCATCGAAGGTTCTATCCGTCTCTTTGGTGGTGTACACTTTGACGAATCAACCCACCCCCTGGACGGAGGTATCTTTGCTGCCATTATGGACCTCGATTGTCTCAATCCTGTAAGAGGAGGTAAAGCGGCGGAGAGGCGAAGACGAAAACGAGATTCAAGACAGCTGCACAAGAATGTCTATGCCGCAGGAACGTTGACGACTCAGATGATGTTGGATAGGCATTCTCAGGGTGTCCTAAGGCAAACAGTGTCTGAAGGTTCCACGCCAATGCTATACCCTGTCGGCTACCAGCCACCTTTGGGACCACCCCCTGTTGACCAGAGAAGCTCGGATGACAGATCCGATGAAAGACCTAGTGGAGGTGATAATATCATGGATGCTTGGAGACCCATCTCCGGGTCTGGCTATGTCCCGCCTGGAGCGTATGCCCCTACTGTCACGTCGCCTACCTCTCCACCTCCAGATTCTCCATTTAGCAACTTCCAGTATGAGCCTAATCGTGGGTTCTCAGTTGTCCGTGGAGGTCGATCCAACTACGAGAATCCTTATGACATACAAAACCTCAATGCGGGGTCTGATACTTCCATGCCTACAATGGCTATGCCTGTGCCTACCATTCGCGTGTCCCAAATAGGTCAGCGACCCATGTCTCCTCCCCATAGTCGACAGAAATCATCGTCCGCCATTATCGAGCTTTCCATTCCTCCTACTCAAACGGTTGGCCTCCCTCAAACGACGAatcctccatctccatctgcTTCCCAAAGCATGCGTCCCAATAATGAGGGTATACGACCGCCTGTCCTCGCCATTCCCAAGCGTCGGTCGTTAAATGATTTGAAGAATGAGAGTGATCCGTCGCCGACGAGCCAATATTCAGAATCGAAGCggcaaaagaagaagggaagacGAAACGCCGGATGGTTCCATCGTAATGAGACGCGGGCAGGAGACAGCGAGAGTGAGGAGTCTGATGACGAGCCGGGACcatcaagaagaaaagCGAGGAAAGCGGCTTTGATGACGAGCGGGATGAGGGAACCGGAACCATTTGAGGATATCTCCAAGTTTGAACAACAATCAGGGTGGAAAAAGGTTCTGGGAATAGGAAAAAGGGGTTTGGATGATCTTGCGGCGCAAGAAAGAGATGAAAATAAAGCAAGGAAGGCGGCTCTTGCTACTGAATCTGGTTCACTATTTGCTGGTGTAGAAGCTCCTAAACCTTCaccgaagaagaaaggTTTCGTGGTCACAAGGCGTAGTGGAGACAGACCCGGTCCAACCCCCATCTCACCTGCATCGCCCGAGAGCCAGACTGGGACAAGCTTCAAAGTGAAACGTATGGGACAACCTACCCCAACACCAACGAGGGTTGAATCCCCCGCACAGCCTGAATCGGCACAAGCGAGTCCTGTTTCCCTCGTGTGTCCGGCATCACCCATCAGCGGTGCTACTGGTTCCGCGGCTGGTCCGGGAAAAAAGAGTTTCCAGGTGATCAGACCTGGAATGAAGAGTAGCGTGGCTTCTCCCACGGAGAGTGGTGGTAGTACAGGTTTCGTAGTGAATCGCCGTTCATCGCAATCTACTCCTTTGGAGAAAATACCTACGCCCAGTCCGCCTCCGGAGGAGGTTGGCTACGCGGCGTCATTACTTGTGCCCATCAGTCAACAAGGTGGATCAGCAGGATCAGCCAAAAACCCAAGAGCGTCGAGTGGGAGTCAACAGGGGTATCACGCTTTCTAA
- a CDS encoding COPII-coated vesicle protein, putative (Similar to TIGR gene model, INSD accession AAW40663.1) has translation MLFRTLIPFLLALPLAFAHRIEIEAGEKECFYETLGPQDKMTVTYEVGGGGHLDIDFYVTDPQGKVIHTKNKQPQGSWSISSSQEGRFTFCFSNEMSSYTTKTLSFNVHGQLYMGDDEQIAPVEQEVRDLSSGLQLVKDEQAYLVVRERVHRDTCESTNSRVKWWSIAQIVILLGVCGWNIHYLKSWFEVKRVL, from the exons ATGCTCTTCCGAACACTCATCCCCTTCTTGCTCGCCCTCCCTCTCGCATTTGCCCACCGGATAGAGATTGAGGCTGGCGAGAAGGAATGTTTCTACGAAACCCTTGGTCCACAAGATAAA ATGACAGTGACATACGAAgttggtggtggtggacATCTCGATATCGACTTTTAT GTGACCGACCCTCAAGGAAAAGTGATCCATACGAAGAATAAGCAACCACAAGGATCATGGTCTATCTCTTCCAGCCAAGAAGGTCGGTTTACATTCTGCTTTAGCAATGAAATGTCCAGCTACACCACCAAAACTTTATC ATTCAACGTCCACGGCCAGCTTTACATGGGTGATGACGAACAGATTGCACCCGTTGAACAGGAAGTCCGGGACCTCAGTTCTGGTCTTCAGCTCGTCAAGGACGAACAGGCATACCTCGTTGTTCGAGAACGTGTTCACAGAGATA CTTGCGAATCGACAAACTCTCGAGTCAAGTGGTGGTCTATTGCTCAAATTGTAATCCTTCTCGGCGTTTGTGGGTGGAATATTCATTACCTGAAGAGCTGGTTCGAGGTGAAGAGAGTTTTATGA
- a CDS encoding Hypothetical Protein (Similar to TIGR gene model, INSD accession AAW41261.1): MSSSSSSSDSSSGYSSSDFLSFKRSSIDISNLDTFLCSSITFPYMQQTYPPTDPSVVSAVSSVLRGGSFDISVPRDVSAALSERSSAVEREVREIGSGRGRGGETGEEGVEKWMRERRTRLGDMVESWVHNSATSSPFTSNPSGKFSDSQPSSTPSSITATGALPARELFSASRRRLATTTAANLKPPPPTIDPSTARTILSYIQSVDSSSNSNPASRPLLNEEHWWTAYHALRSPSAFGAHGVPIALSEKLASMRALGWSDVVSDVRYEREKARMFLGDERLTGSHLQGNGIANWEQVS, from the exons AtgtcctcatcatcttcctcctccgACAGTTCCTCAGGATACTCATCTTCCGACTTTCTCTCTTTCAAAAGATCATCAATCGACATCTCCAACCTCGACACATTCCTCTGTTCTTCGATTACATTCCCCTACATGCAGCAAACATACCCACCTACTGACCCTTCCGTTGTCTCTGCTGTCTCTTCCGTCCTACGGGGCGGATCGTTCGATATCTCTGTTCCTAGGGACGTGTCAGCTGCTTTGAGCGAGAGGAGTAGTGCTGTGGAGAGGGAAGTGAGGGAAATTGGAAgtgggagagggagaggaggagagacgggggaagagggggTGGAGAAATGGATGAGGGAAAGGAGGACGCGGCTGGGGGACATGGTTGAAAGTTGGGTTCATAACAGCGCAACGTCTTCCCCTTTCACTTCCAATCCCTCGGGTAAATTTTCCG ACTCCCAGCCATCCTCTACACCATCTTCCATAACAGCCACAGGGGCATTACCAGCAAGAGAACTTTTCTCTGCTTCCCGACGCAGACTCGCAACAACAACGGCCGCCAACCTCAAACCCCCACCACCAACGATCGACCCATCTACTGCGCGCACCATCCTATCCTACATCCAATCTGTcgacagcagcagcaacagcaatCCAGCATCACGACCATTGCTTAACGAAGAGCACTGGTGGACGGCATACCATGCCCTTCGGAGTCCATCCGCCTTTGGCGCGCATGGTGTACCTATTGCGCTTTCGGAAAAGTTGGCATCGATGCGCGCGCTGGGATGGAGCGATGTGGTGAGTGATGTGCGGTATGAGAGGGAGAAGGCGAGGATGTTTTTGGGGGATGAGCGTCTTACGGGATCACATCTGCAGGGGAATGGAATCGCGAATTGGGAGCAGGTATCGTGA
- a CDS encoding translocon subunit SSS1 (Similar to TIGR gene model, INSD accession AAW41412.1) yields the protein MLLAPTFIISTCRRFQHASNERERTNRYPVIDLSYSISTSLTSRNRLSSSTMSERLTEFAEIPRQFVKEGSLFVNRCTKPSADEYKQLCRAVAIGFGVMGVIGYLVKLIHIPM from the exons ATGCTACTCGCGCCTaccttcatcatctccaccTGTCGCCGGTTCCAGCACGCAAGCAACGAGCGCGAACGAACTAACCGCTATCCTGTAATCGATCTATCTTACTCCATCTCTACATCACTCACCTCAAGAAACCGTCTTTCCAGTAGCACTATGTCTGAACGTCTCACCGAATTTGCTGAAATCCCAAGACAGTTCGTCAAGGAAGGATCATTG TTTGTCAATAGGTGTACTAAACCCTCAGCCGACG AATACAAGCAACTCTGCCGAGCTGTTGCTATCGGTTTTGGCGTCATGGGTGTTATCGGCTACCTCGTCAAGCTCATTCACATCCCCATGTAA
- a CDS encoding 26S proteasome regulatory subunit, putative (Similar to TIGR gene model, INSD accession AAW40661.1), whose amino-acid sequence MANQPEKLADANNKDAGEKAQETEEKPVVETVTSVEEEILNNIALIGRAVNTIEPRFTIRVLRTLTSLRKKLTKNTLKSVLDDAFPKGSKTGQTLIASPIFSSLPDSAPAATEKKSDAMEIDTSVPATEGIAAEAATGPSPKKKFVPPIDPATGDLLPEGIVYLRLLLILANLDAGRVVEAGDFAMETADLISSWNRRTMDQLAGKVWFYVARAYELQGRLVELQSQFLAIRQTAALRKDETLEVTVLNLLLRSYLANSQYEQAEKLVSKTQFHGAANQAQTVRWLFYTGRLRAIQLNYAEARNYLQTAIRRAPKDEVAPGFVQLIHKYFIIVVLLTGVIPDRALFRKPVLKQALAPYFQIVQAVRIGDVAGFQKAFQTHEATFFADSTHFLISRLRHFVIKTALRTITLAYSRISLADVCIKLHLDSEEDTEYIVAKAIKDGVIDATIDPQGGWMQSKVAKDLYETDEPAKQFQKRVQYCTQVYNESVRAMRYPPNAHRKELDSAAESRERDREIAQLIQESDEPDDMDDMGDL is encoded by the exons ATGGCGAACCAACCGGAAAAGCTCGCGGACGCCAATAACAAGGACGCTGGTGAGAAAGCCCAGGAGACAGAGGAGAAGCCTGTCGTGGAAACCGTCACATCCGTCGAAGAGG AAATCCTCAACAACATCGCTTTGATCGGTCGGGCCGTTAACACTATCGAGCCTCGATTCACCATCCGTGTTTTACGAACTTTGACCTCTttgaggaagaagttgaCAAAGAACACTTTGAAGTCTGTATTGGATGATGCTTTCCCCAAAGGAT CTAAGACCGGCCAAACACTCATCGCTTCGCccatcttttcctctctccCCGATTCTGCACCCGCCGCTACCGAGAAAAAATCAGATGCGATGGAAATCGACACTTCTGTCCCCGCTACTGAAGGGATTGCCGCCGAAGCAGCTACCGGTCCATCCCCCAAGAAGAAGTTTGTGCCCCCTATAGATCCTGCTACTGGTGACCTTTTACCTGAAGGGATTGTGTATTTGAGGCTGCTCTTGATTCTCGCCAACCTTGATGCGGGGCGTGTTGTTGAG GCTGGAGACTTTGCGATGGAGACTGCAGACTTAATTAGCTCTTGGAACAGACGGACAATGGACCAGCTTGCTGGCAAGGTTTGGTTTTACGTCGCTCGCGCTTATGAACTTCAGGGCCGTTTGGTTGAGCTTCAATC TCAATTCCTGGCCATTCGGCAGACTGCCGCTCTGAGGAAAGACGAGACTCTTGAGGTTACTGTCCTCAACCTTCTCTTGCGGTCTTACCTCGCCAACTCTCAATACGAACAAGCCGAGAAGCTCGTTTCCAAAACTCAGTTCCACGGTGCTGCCAACCAAGCTCAGACTGTCCGATGGTTATTCTACACTGGACGACTTCGAGCCATTCAACTCAACTATGCTGAAGCCCGAAATTATCTTCAGACGGCGATCAGAAGAGCACCCAAAGACGAAGTTGCCCCCGGATTTGTTCAGCTTATCCACAAATACTTTATCATCGTTGTGTTATTGACCGGTGTCATTCCCGACCGAGCTTTGTTCCGCAAGCCAGTCCTCAAACAAGCTCTTGCTCCTTACTTTCAAATCGTTCAAGCTGTACGTATCGGCGATGTCGCCGGTTTCCAAAAGGCTTTCCAAACCCATGAAGCCACCTTTTTTGCCGACTCTACCCatttcctcatctcccgTTTGCGACACTTCGTCATCAAGACTGCTTTGCGTACCATTACTCTTGCATATTCCCGTATCTCCCTTGCCGATGTCTGCATCAAGCTCCACCTCGATTCGGAGGAGGACACAGAGTACATTGTCGCCAAGGCGATTAAGGATGGAGTGATTGATGCGACGATTGATCCTCAGGGTGGATGGATGCAGAGTAAAGTCGCGAAAGACCTCTATGAGACGGATGAGCCGGCGAAGCAATTTCAGAAGAGAGTGCAGTATTGCACTCAGGTGTATAATGAGAGTGTTAGG GCGATGCGATACCCTCCAAATGCCCACCGTAAAGAGCTCGACTCTGCAGCCGAGTCGCGCGAACGAGACCGAGAGATTGCGCAGCTTATTCAAGAGAGTGATGAGCCCGATGACATGGATGACATGGGGGATTTGTAG
- a CDS encoding Ran GTPase-binding protein YRB1 (Similar to TIGR gene model, INSD accession AAW40664.1; CNA00560), producing MAEPSETVNAGEEHDPHFEPVIRLTEQIEAKTFEEDEEPLFKMRAKLFRFHKDTTEWKERGTGDVRLLKHKETGKVRLVMRRDKTLKVCANHILSPDMKLSPNVGSDRSWVYNVAADYAEGEASPETLAIRFGNSENANLFKQAFEDAQAHNASLSSAAPKEEQESTAAAEPEAAAESAAPEAEAKKEEAPAAEESKPEEPAAGAEAETKVADAPAAAEVKEEGTREADEAAAEKKDEEE from the exons ATGGCTGAACCCAGCGAAACCGTCAACGCCGGC GAAGAGCATGACCCCCATTTCGAGCCGGTAATTCGTCTTACTGAACAGATCGAGGCCAAGACCtttgaggaggatgaggagcCGCTCTTCAAGAT GCGAGCGAAGCTTTTCCGATTCCACAAGGACACCACTGAGTGGAAGGAGCGTGGTACTGGTGACGTCCGATTGCTTAAACACAAGGAGACTGGCAAGGTCCGACTTGTCATGCGTCGGGATAAGACTTTGAAGGTCTGTGCCAACCATATCC TCTCTCCTGACATGAAGCTTTCTCCCAACGTCGGTTCTGACCGATCTTGGGTTTACAACGTCGCCGCCGACTATGCCGAGGGTGAGGCTTCCCCCGAGACCCTGGCTATCAGGTTCGGTAACTCTGAAA ACGCCAACCTCTTCAAGCAGGCTTTCGAGGATGCCCAGGCCCACAACGCCAGCTTGAGCAGTGCAGCCCCCAAGGAGGAGCAGGAATCCACCGCTGCTGCCGAGCCTGAAGCTGCCGCC GAGTCCGCCGCCCCTGAGGCCGAGGCTAAGAAGGAAGAGGCCCCCGCCGCTGAAGAATCCAAGCCCGAAGAGCCTGCTGCCGGTGCTGAGGCCGAGACTAAGGTTGCCGACGCCCCCGCTGCTGCCGAGGtcaaggaggaaggaacCCGTGAGGCTGACGAGGCTGCAGctgagaagaaggatgaggaagagtaA